From Coffea eugenioides isolate CCC68of unplaced genomic scaffold, Ceug_1.0 ScVebR1_1063;HRSCAF=1853, whole genome shotgun sequence, a single genomic window includes:
- the LOC113754798 gene encoding transcription factor NAI1-like: MDDPHFDEQCDIMDFFDEELSAALGEDLQNTLSQEDNTYSSQEVPFPHWGFPEINLKNTYSSTLIPRNSSTTNLSALSDMEAPLVSTEIPTKRQNSKSSTSSINLNQPCCSPMILTFGNCQQVTLGSFSPEGDTMSEVLLSQESHMNLKDAIIKDTQKKKKKKTARRVRPASQTYDHIVAERKRREQISQRFVALSALVPGLKKE, translated from the exons ATGGATGATCCACATTTCGATGAGCAATGTGATATCATGGACTTTTTCGATGAAGAGTTATCTGCTGCACTAGGAGAAGATTTGCAAAACACTTTGTCCCAAGAAGACAATACATATTCCTCCCAGGAAGTTCCATTTCCCCATTGGGGGTTTCCTGAAATTAACCTTAAAAATACATATTCCTCCACCTTAATTCCAAGAAATAGTTCCACAACCAATTTATCTGCACTTTCAGACATGGAAGCTCCTCTAGTTAGTACTGAAATACCAACAAAGCGGCAAAATTCTAAGAGCTCTACTTCGTCCATTAATCTTAATCAACCTTGCTGCTCCCCTATGATTctaacttttggaaattgtcAACAAGTAACACTAGGAAGTTTTAGTCCCGAGGGTGATACAATGTCTGAGGTTTTATTATCCCAAGAATCCCATATGAATCTTAAGGATGCAATTATTAAAgatactcaaaagaaaaagaaaaagaaaactgccCGTCGCGTGAGGCCAGCATCGCAAACTTATGATCACATAGTAGCTGAAAGAAAGCGAAGGGAGCAGATCAGCCAGCGTTTTGTGGCTCTCTCAGCCTTAGTCCCTGGCCTGAAGAAG GAATGA
- the LOC113754797 gene encoding transcription factor bHLH25-like → MSSIPILTSMDKNSVLGDAINYLKHLQERVQTLEEQAANQRRESSVLMRRSQLLIEDEGSSDEMGCTDEQILPEIEAKVCNKNILLRIHCKNHRGLLVKILSEIEKRNLSVVNTNVAPFGSLALDISIIAEMDKEFNLTMQELVRRLRSALRQVQQSD, encoded by the exons ATGAGTTCAATTCCTATACTAACTTCG ATGGATAAAAATTCTGTTCTTGGAGATGCAATCAACTACTTAAAACATCTTCAGGAGCGAGTGCAGACGCTCGAGGAACAAGCTGCCAACCAACGCAGGGAATCTTCCGTGCTTATGAGGCGATCACAGCTCTTAATCGAAGATGAAGGATCATCAGATGAGATGGGCTGCACCGATGAGCAGATTCTCCCTGAAATTGAAGCTAAAGTATGCAATAAGAATATTCTTCTGCGAATCCACTGCAAAAATCACAGAGGGTTGCTGGTAAAAATACTGTCTGAAATTGAAAAGCGCAATCTCTCTGTTGTCAATACAAATGTTGCACCTTTTGGAAGTTTGGCTCTTGATATTTCCATTATTGCTGAG atgGACAAAGAATTCAACCTGACAATGCAGGAACTAGTGAGAAGGCTTCGATCTGCTCTCCGGCAAGTTCAGCAGTCTGATTGA